The following coding sequences are from one Triticum aestivum cultivar Chinese Spring chromosome 5A, IWGSC CS RefSeq v2.1, whole genome shotgun sequence window:
- the LOC123105499 gene encoding uncharacterized protein codes for MDRHVKDSFRRLPPELVEEVLLRLPPDEPACLVRASAALKPWRRILASAGFRRRYREFHGTPPVLGLIQEDASFLPIAALPAQPDRPRRTALTALDCRRGRYLFDTYNRYFRVGETVRITVADPLTSHECRLGTPLHDGVLWFSAAVLCATQGCDHHGCLGGHFRVVIVATNQK; via the coding sequence atGGACCGGCACGTGAAGGATTCCTTCCGCCGCCTTCCGCCGGAACTCGTCGAGGAGGTCCTCCTCCGCCTTCCGCCGGACGAGCCCGCCTGCCTcgtccgcgcctccgccgccctcaAGCCCTGGCGCCGCATCCTCGCCAGTGCGGGCTTTCGCCGCCGCTACCGCGAGTTCCACGGGACACCTCCCGTCCTGGGGCTTATCCAAGAGGACGCCAGCTTCCTCCCCATAGCCGCCCTCCCCGCCCAGCCTGATCGCCCCCGCCGGACCGCTCTGACGGCCCTGGACTGCCGCCGGGGTCGCTACCTATTCGACACCTACAACCGGTACTTCAGGGTAGGGGAGACCGTCCGCATAACGGTCGCGGACCCTCTGACGAGCCACGAGTGCCGCTTGGGCACACCGTTGCACGATGGCGTGCTCTGGTTCAGCGCGGCGGTGCTCTGCGCCACACAAGGCTGCGACCACCACGGTTGCCTGGGAGGGCATTTCCGTGTGGTCATCGTAGCCACCAATCAGAAGTGA
- the LOC123105500 gene encoding uncharacterized protein, with protein sequence MGELAEDLFLRLSPELVEEVFFRLPPDEPACLAQASAVCKPWRRILADVGFRRRYRKFHGTPPVLGLFQRGDWLFRKGSRFVPTSALFPAQPDHPDWLPMDCRHGRALFDRTWDKSVLMVLDPLTGHQRLVSSPYTHSVSFSAAVFCAGAAQGCDHHGCQGGHFRLAVVTTNNVQEVTSGWLYSSETRVWSDLTSLHHPNLRFTNLAAPSVLVGDALYFNLGGIIECQLGTLCLSMFEKPIDGKGTLMATQGGLLGFAAVVDAANLTLWSREAGPKGAMGWAKLRIIDLEALLPVDAMSLTLEFRRISGIAEGTQIIFVIARAGSYMVDLESGRVRPVSCLCRKIFPYMSFYIPAMEAACAGQEH encoded by the exons ATGGGCGAGCTCGCAGAGGATCTCTTCCTCCGCCTTTCGCCGGAGCTCGTCGAGGAGGTATTTTTCCGCCTTCCACCGGACGAGCCCGCCTGCCTCGCACAAGCCTCCGCTGTCTGCAAACCCTGGCGCCGCATCCTCGCCGATGTGGGCTTTCGCCGCCGCTACCGCAAGTTCCACGGAACGCCTCCCGTCCTGGGTCTCTTCCAACGGGGCGACTGGCTCTTCCGAAAGGGATCCCGCTTCGTTCCCACCTCCGCCCTCTTCCCTGCCCAGCCCGACCATCCCGATTGGCTTCCCATGGACTGCCGCCACGGCCGCGCCCTCTTCGACCGCACCTGGGACAAATCCGTCCTCATGGTCTTGGACCCTCTGACGGGCCACCAGCGCCTCGTGTCCTCCCCCTATACTCACTCGGTCAGCTTCAGTGCGGCGGTGTTCTGCGCCGGCGCCGCACAAGGCTGCGACCACCACGGTTGCCAAGGAGGTCACTTCCGTCTGGCCGTCGTGACCACCAATAATGTCCAAGAGGTCACATCGGGCTGGCTCTACTCGTCGGAGACTCGCGTGTGGAGCGACCTCACCTCTCTTCATCACCCCAATCTCAGATTTACCAATTTGGCTGCGCCTAGCGTCCTTGTGGGTGATGCACTCTACTTCAACCTTGGTGGCATCATCGAGTGCCAACTTGGTACACTCTGCCTGTCAATGTTCGAGAAGCCGATCGATGGCAAAGGGACTCTCATGGCGACACAAGGCGGACTGCTGGGATTCGCTGCTGTGGTGGATGCCGCAAATCTAACCCTTTGGTCGAGGGAGGCCGGACCCAAGGGAGCCATGGGATGGGCAAAACTCAGGATAATTGATCTTGAGGCGCTGCTCCCTGTTGATGCCATGTCCCTAACATTGGAATTCAGGAGGATCAGTGGCATCGCTGAGGGCACCCAAATCATTTTTGTGATAGCACGTGCTGGTTCTTATATGGTTGATCTCGAGTCAGGGCGAGTCAGGCCGGTGTCTTGTCTTTGCAGAAAAATCTTTCCCTACATGAGCTTCTACATACCAG CAATGGAAGCAGCTTGTGCTGGTCAGGAGCACTGA
- the LOC123101678 gene encoding uncharacterized protein: MYAGSPLCESASAHTHSHSIGSPLFPTRNPRVRRRTMPPPPPVLLDELIEEVLLRIPPDEPACLFRASAVCKPWRRILAGRRFRRRYREFHGTPPILGLFHQRVRFVPTSALLPAHSGLPDWFAMDCRHGRALFAHIGDDEKTLDLIVLDPVTGHQRRVPWPHDDWAKCSAAVLCAAQGCHHHSCQDGHFFVAFVVTKKKKVSLGWLYSSETRMWSNLNSLHHSNVKFTNDFGESSVLLGDALYFNGGRIMECQLGTLRLSSFEKPIDRYGILMIAEDGGLGFAAVVDVTNLTLWSREAGPEGAMGWTPLRVIDLKMLLPDVDLSIKSFKTTEYIPTFGGAVYEFPCPRVSGFAEGTHVIFVTTSVGSYMVDLKTGRASKVSDPGRLFFPFMSFYIPAMEAASTGEGQ; encoded by the exons ATGTACGCCGGCAGTCCACTCTGCGAGTCAGCGAGCGCGCACACACACTCGCACTCGATCGGCTCTCCACTTTTCCCCACCCGAAACCCTCGCGTCCGCCGCCgcaccatgccgccgccgccgccggtgctgCTGGACGAGCTCATCGAGGAGGTGCTCCTCCGGATCCCCCCCGACGAGCCCGCCTGCCTCTTCCGCGCCTCCGCCGTCTGCAAGCCCTGGCGCCGCATCCTCGCCGGCCGGCGCTTTCGCCGCCGCTACCGCGAGTTCCACGGAACACCTCCCATCCTGGGACTCTTCCATCAGCGGGTCCGCTTCGTCCCCACCTCCGCCCTCCTCCCCGCCCATTCCGGCCTCCCCGACTGGTTTGCCATGGACTGCCGCCACGGCCGCGCCCTCTTCGCCCACATCGGCGACGACGAGAAGACCCTTGACCTCATCGTATTGGACCCTGTGACGGGCCACCAGCGCCGCGTGCCCTGGCCCCATGACGACTGGGCCAAGTGCAGTGCGGCGGTGCTCTGCGCCGCACAAGGCTGCCACCACCACAGTTGCCAAGACGGCCATTTCTTTGTGGCCTTCGTCGTGACCAAGAAGAAAAAAGTCTCATTGGGCTGGCTCTACTCATCCGAGACGCGCATGTGGAGCAACCTCAATTCTCTTCATCACTCCAATGTCAAATTTACCAATGACTTTGGTGAGTCTAGCGTCCTTCTGGGCGATGCTCTCTACTTTAACGGTGGTCGCATCATGGAGTGCCAACTTGGTACACTCCGCCTGTCATCGTTCGAGAAGCCGATCGATCGTTATGGGATTCTCATGATAGCGGAGGACGGTGGGCTGGGATTCGCTGCTGTGGTGGATGTTACAAATCTAACCCTTTGGTCGAGGGAGGCCGGACCCGAGGGAGCCATGGGATGGACACCACTCAGGGTGATTGATCTGAAGATGCTACTCCCTGATGTCGACCTCTCCATCAAAAGTTTCAAAACAACTGAATATATCCCAACATTTGGAGGTGCGGTTTATGAGTTTCCCTGTCCACGGGTGAGTGGCTTCGCGGAGGGCACACATGTCATTTTTGTTACCACAAGTGTTGGTTCCTACATGGTCGATCTCAAGACTGGGCGAGCCAGCAAGGTGTCTGATCCTGGCAGACTATTCTTTCCCTTCATGAGCTTCTACATCCCAG CAATGGAAGCAGCTTCTACGGGCGAAGGGCAATGA